A DNA window from Mauremys reevesii isolate NIE-2019 linkage group 17, ASM1616193v1, whole genome shotgun sequence contains the following coding sequences:
- the LOC120384920 gene encoding uncharacterized protein LOC120384920 isoform X3, with product MQNNKSHIPKFLFHALEYLESSQTTIRHSAALFIDATLRFQPSLLSMAERLQRTRKRPHRSREDMLHEGMQQSLNENHKAQEWWESKRRVCQQNVDRWHQSTERLLSIMECQVDSIQDRKAPGPCQASPVPQEKHNGAQPPSYSPLFGSASGRASL from the exons ATGCAGaacaacaagagccacatccccaaattcctgttccacgccttagaatacctggaaagctcacagacaacaatcagacattctgcagccctgttcaTTG atgcaaccttgagattcCAGCCGTCCTTGTTATCAATGGCCGAAAGACTACAAAGAACCAGGAAGCGGCCACATAGAAGCAGagaggacatgctgcatgaaggAATGCAGCAGTCCCTTAATGAAAATCACAAAGCACAGGAGTGGTGGGAGAGTAAAAGAAGGGTCTGCCAGCAGAATGTGGATCGCTGGCACCAAAGCacagagcggctgctaagcatcatgGAGTGCCAAGTAGACTCCATACAG GATAGAAAAGCTCCAGGACCTTGTCAGGCCTCACCTGTGCCCCAAGAGAAGCATAATGGGGCTCAGCCCCCCAGTTATTCTCCCCTCTTTGGATCAGCTTCAGGAAGGGCCAGTTTATAA
- the LOC120384920 gene encoding uncharacterized protein LOC120384920 isoform X2, which produces MQNNKSHIPKFLFHALEYLESSQTTIRHSAALFIDATLRFQPSLLSMAERLQRTRKRPHRSREDMLHEGMQQSLNENHKAQEWWESKRRVCQQNVDRWHQSTERLLSIMECQVDSIQVLVAMQLSALARISPGGATGKRRPGGTCPQKAGLCQKGSEKVPGRRYPQGFEAGSKR; this is translated from the exons ATGCAGaacaacaagagccacatccccaaattcctgttccacgccttagaatacctggaaagctcacagacaacaatcagacattctgcagccctgttcaTTG atgcaaccttgagattcCAGCCGTCCTTGTTATCAATGGCCGAAAGACTACAAAGAACCAGGAAGCGGCCACATAGAAGCAGagaggacatgctgcatgaaggAATGCAGCAGTCCCTTAATGAAAATCACAAAGCACAGGAGTGGTGGGAGAGTAAAAGAAGGGTCTGCCAGCAGAATGTGGATCGCTGGCACCAAAGCacagagcggctgctaagcatcatgGAGTGCCAAGTAGACTCCATACAGGTGCTCGTAGCAATGCAGCTCTCAGCTCTGGCCAGGATCAGCCCAGGGGGAGCTACAGGGAAGAGGAGGCCTGGAGGGACCTGCCCACAGAAAGCAGGTCTCTGCCAGAAGGGATCAGAGAAGGTCCCAGGCAGGAGATACCCACAAGGCTTTGAGGCAGGAAGCAAGAGGTGA
- the LOC120384921 gene encoding maestro heat-like repeat family member 5 has translation MCLWLTKQSVEAVKTLFSMPGYWKEFASIQFQQGWDMIASRYYYSQGVGVIARAMIEFENPQLPAVFREAVTTVQREKEEEQRNIAMTFCTEFLQSPSIETILTKSELPAQLMEWTQDKNPIVRRLSLRGLGSIVLQPERVQLLWAQLPAIMDMSCDRDGGRVMGAIYKAGDIIYLLDREGLGSISQDIAISLHPFIDDERGSVRSAAILLLGNLMSSVKDLDKPIVQQEMIHCLLPLVLDLEDQDESVTLR, from the exons ATGTGTCTCTGGCT CACGAAACAGTCAGTGGAGGCTGTGAAGACTCTTTTCTCCATGCCCGGATACTGGAAGGAATTTGCCAGCATCCAATTTCAGCAGGGCTGGGACATGATAGCCTCACGATATTACTACTCACAAGGTGTTGGCGTGATTGCAAG agccatgatcgagtttgagaaccctcagctccctgccgtcttcagagaggccgtcaccactgttcaaagggagaaggaggaggagcagagaaatatCGCCATGACTTTCTGCACTGAG tttctccagagtccttccattgagACAATACTGACAAAATCAGAGCTCCCGGCGCAGCTCATGGAATGGACCCAAGACAAAAATCCCATTGTACGTCGGCTCAGTCTGCGAGGCCTTGGCAGTATTGTGCTCCAGCCAGAAAGG GTGCAATTGTTATGGGCCCAGCTGCCGGCGATCATGGACATGTCCTGTGACAGGGATGGAGGGCGTGTCATGGGGGCCATATATAAAGCTGGAGATATCATCTACCTCCTCGACAGGGAGGGGCTTGGCTCCATCTCCCAGGACATTGCAATCAGCCTTCACCCCTTCATTGATGAC gagaggggcagtgtgcGCTCCGCTGCCATTTTACTGCTTGGCAACTTGATGAGCAGTGTGAAGGACCTGGACAAACCCATCGTGCAGCAGGAAATGATCCACTGCTTGCTCCCGTTGGTGCTGGATCTTGAAGACCAGGATGAGAGTGTGACACTG AGATGA
- the LOC120384920 gene encoding uncharacterized protein LOC120384920 isoform X1, whose protein sequence is MQNNKSHIPKFLFHALEYLESSQTTIRHSAALFIDATLRFQPSLLSMAERLQRTRKRPHRSREDMLHEGMQQSLNENHKAQEWWESKRRVCQQNVDRWHQSTERLLSIMECQVDSIQVLVAMQLSALARISPGGATGKRRPGGTCPQKAGLCQKGSEKVPGRRYPQGFEAGSKRIEKLQDLVRPHLCPKRSIMGLSPPVILPSLDQLQEGPVYKLLDMSRHLEFLPFFFIRTFENKITSGFVTNTDTKDISSFAPFCL, encoded by the exons ATGCAGaacaacaagagccacatccccaaattcctgttccacgccttagaatacctggaaagctcacagacaacaatcagacattctgcagccctgttcaTTG atgcaaccttgagattcCAGCCGTCCTTGTTATCAATGGCCGAAAGACTACAAAGAACCAGGAAGCGGCCACATAGAAGCAGagaggacatgctgcatgaaggAATGCAGCAGTCCCTTAATGAAAATCACAAAGCACAGGAGTGGTGGGAGAGTAAAAGAAGGGTCTGCCAGCAGAATGTGGATCGCTGGCACCAAAGCacagagcggctgctaagcatcatgGAGTGCCAAGTAGACTCCATACAGGTGCTCGTAGCAATGCAGCTCTCAGCTCTGGCCAGGATCAGCCCAGGGGGAGCTACAGGGAAGAGGAGGCCTGGAGGGACCTGCCCACAGAAAGCAGGTCTCTGCCAGAAGGGATCAGAGAAGGTCCCAGGCAGGAGATACCCACAAGGCTTTGAGGCAGGAAGCAAGAG GATAGAAAAGCTCCAGGACCTTGTCAGGCCTCACCTGTGCCCCAAGAGAAGCATAATGGGGCTCAGCCCCCCAGTTATTCTCCCCTCTTTGGATCAGCTTCAGGAAGGGCCAGTTTATAAATTACTGGACATGAGTCGTCACCTAGagtttttgccattttttttcattcgcacatttgaaaataaaatcacCTCAGGTTTTGTCACAAATACTGACACTAAAGATATCTCCAGTTTTGCCCCTTTTTGTCTCTAA